In one window of Candidatus Cloacimonadota bacterium DNA:
- a CDS encoding ferredoxin family protein: MPRMTVDPNYCKGCGLCIAACPKKIIRFSENINAKGYHYAECFEQDKCIACKMCYVTCPDVAITVEK, translated from the coding sequence ATGCCAAGAATGACGGTTGATCCAAACTACTGCAAGGGATGTGGTTTATGCATTGCTGCCTGCCCGAAAAAGATAATCCGCTTTTCGGAAAACATCAATGCCAAAGGCTATCATTATGCAGAGTGTTTTGAGCAAGATAAGTGCATCGCATGCAAGATGTGCTATGTAACCTGCCCCGATGTGGCAATAACGGTTGAGAAGTGA